A single region of the Oncorhynchus keta strain PuntledgeMale-10-30-2019 chromosome 4, Oket_V2, whole genome shotgun sequence genome encodes:
- the il21 gene encoding interleukin-21 — protein sequence MKLLVCCLLAITCVLVDADKGERILKLTEVIKELKALNQSVTHNSVMSNAPSMDTEECCSQSALECFRAMVPHLKAKNKILQRKVIKNLNNRMILGSLDSCSQEEREKTVCQGCDSYPKDSQKCVQQLESLLQKALSRLA from the exons ATGAAGCTGCTTGTTTGTTGTCTCCTAGCCATTACCTGTGTTTTGGTGGATGCAGACAAGGGTGAGAGAATCCTGAAGCTGACTGAAGTAATAAAGGAATTAAAAGCGCTAAACCAAAGTGTGACG cacaacagtgtgatgtCGAACGCTCCTTCAATGGATACGGAA GAGTGCTGTTCCCAGTCTGCCTTGGAGTGCTTCCGGGCGATGGTACCTCATCTCAAGGCCAAAAATAAGATCCTTCAGCGTAAAGTTATCAAAAACCTCAACAACCGAATGATT TTGGGAAGTCTGGACTCCTgcagtcaggaggagagagag AAAACAGTCTGCCAAGGATGTGATTCATATCCAAAGGACAGCCAGAAATGTGTACAACAGTTGGAATCTCTGCTTCAAAAG GCCCTCAGTAGACTGGCGTGA